The window GGGGCCTACACCACCCGCGAGACCCTGCCGGAGGGCACGTGGAAGGTCGTCGTCCACTGCGGCTTCCCGGACCTCGGCCACGGGGAGGGGACGGTCACGGTCGCGGCCGGGACCGCGGAGGCCGGGCACGGTCCTGCTCCGGCCGGGAGCGCCACCGCGTCGGAGCGGTCCGCGCCGGCCGGCCCGGCGGCCGCCCGGCGGGAAGCGGTGCCCACGGAGGCCGAGGAGACCGCGCAGGCCCCCGCGTCCTCCTCCCGTACGGGCCTCGTCGTCGGCGCCTGCGCGGCCGTCGTCGTGGCTGCGGCCGCCGCGGTGCTCCTGGTGCGGGCCAGGCGCTCGCGGAAGGCCGCCGTCACCAAGTGAGGGTCGGCATCACGGGGTGAGGACCAGCCGGATCGGGTCGCCCTCCTTCTTGCGGAGCCGCTCGACCCCGGCGGCGGCCTCCGCCAGCGGCAGCGTGCCGCTGATGGAGCGGCCGAGGTCGAGGCGGCCCAGGCGGGCGAGGGTGACCAGTTCGTCGACGTGCCCGGGCTCCGAGCCGTAGTGCCCGAGGATCTGCTGGTGCCGGACGCTGAAGGCGATGCTGTTGCCGACCGTCAGCGGCCCGGGGCCGAGGCCGACGAGGACCAGGCGGCCGTCCGCCGCCAGACAGCCGGCGGCCTGCTCGCGCACGGCGGGCACCCCGGCAGTGTCGAGCGCGAGGTCCAGCCCGTGGCCGTCGGTCGCCGCCAGGATGCGCGCGCGCAGGCCGGGGTCGGCGGGGTCGAGGGCGAGGTCGGCGCCGAAGTCGAGCGCCCGCCGCCGGGCCGCCTCCAGGGGGTCGACGGCGATGACCGGCGCGGCCCCGACGAGGCGCAGCAGCTGCACGGCGTGCGCGCCGAGGCCGCCCGTGCCCCACACTCCCGCCGGGCGGGCGGCGCGGGCCCGGCCCGTCAGGGTGATCGCGGACCACGGCGTGGAGACGGCGTCCGGGATGATCGCGGCCTGCTCGAACGGCAGGTCGTCGGGGAGGGCGACCAGCGTGTGGTGACCGGCCAGGGCGTACTCGGCCCAGCCGCCGTCGTAGTCCACTCCGCGGGTCAGCAGGCGCAGGCACGGCGCGGTGAAGCGCTCGCAGGAACGGCAGGTGCCGCAGCGCTCGCCCGCCTGCAGCAGGACGCGGCGGCCCACGGTCCACTCCGCCGGCACGCCGGGGCCCAGGGCGTCGACGACGCCGGCGGTCTCGTGGCCGAGCGTGATCTTGTCGGCCTGTGTGCGGACGGGCTTGAGGCTGCCGTCGATGAGGTGCACGTCGGACAGGCAGATGCCGGCGGCCTCGACCTTGACGCGGACCTGCCCCGGCCCCGGCCGGGGGACGGGTATCTCCTCGACGGCGAACGCGCCGGAGCGCAGGTCGAGTCTTCCGGCGAGCATCGTGTCACTCATGGCAGGGGCCTCCCGGCTACGCGTTCAGGGACGACAGGAACTCGAGGAGCTCGGCGTTGACTTCCTCCGGCCGCTCCTGCTGCGTCCAGTGACCGCAGCCCGGCAGGGTCACGCTGCGGCGCAGCCCCGGCACCGTCTCCTCCAGGGACGCCAGCAGCCGCTCCATGCCGGGGAAGGCCCGGACAGGGTCGCGGTCGCCCCCGACGTACAGCGCGGGCACCTCGATGCGGAGGCCGTGGAAGGGCGCGAGGAGCTCCCAGTTCCGGTCGAGGTTGCGGTACCAGTTCAGGCCGCCGGTGAAGGCGCGGTCGCCGTGCGCGGAGAACTCGCGCACGAAGACGTCCACGTCCTCATCGGTGAACCAGCCCGGCAGCTCCTCGGGCTCCGCCATCGTGTCCAGGAGCGTGCGGCCGGCCGGGACGACCCACGGGCGCGGCGGGTCGGTCTGCGGGCTGTCACCCGAGCCGCTGAACAGGATCCGGCGGAACGACGTCGCCGGATCCCGCGCCAACTCCGCGTCGGCGACGCCGGGTTCCTGGAAGTAGAGCTGGTAGAAGCCGTCGCCGAACACGGAGCGCAGCGCCGGCAGCGGGGCCGCCGGGCCGTGCGGCTGCGGCGGCACGCTCAGGCCGGCCACGCCGCGGACGACGTCGGGCCGCAGCAGCGCCGTGGTCCAGGCGACCGGCGCGCCCCAGTCGTGCCCGACGACGACCGCGCTCTCCTCGCCGAGGGCGTGGATCAGGGCGATCACGTCACCGGCGAGGTGCAGCAGGCTGTACGCGCCGGTGTCGTCCGGCTGTTCGCTGCGCGCATACCCGCGCTGATCGACGGCGACGACCCGGTACCCGGCTCCGGCCAGCGGCCCGAACTGGTGCCGCCAGGAGTACCAGCACTCCGGGAAGCCGTGCAGCAGGACGACCAGGGGCCCGCGCCCCTGCTCGGCGATGTGCAGCGTTACTCCGTTGACCTCGACGAAGCGGTGCTCGACCGAGCTGGTCATGGTGTCCTCCCGGGGGCGTCACGCCGACGTACTCCACAGTAGGGGGCGGCTTCCCCGCGGCGGGCGAGACGTTGACCACTCGGCCGGTCCGCCTCAGCCGTCGGGGTTGGCCTCCAGACAGGTCAGTTCGATGTCGTCGATGATGGCCTCGTTCGTCTGGCCCTTCAGGTGCGCGACGTTCTCGATGCCGACCGCCATCCACCCCGACAGGCTCATGACGAGCACCCGCAGCCCGTCCGTACCGTGCTTGGCGAGCACCCGGTCCGCCACCTTGAGCGCTTCTTCGGGCACCCGTTCCGCCGGTTCGAGGCCGACGATGGTGCGCATCAGCCCGATGGTGGTGTGCGAGATCTCCGGTGCGATCGCCCGCAGCCTCCGGTCCTCTTCCTCGTCCACGTGTCCTCGATTCGTCCGTCAGCCGGTCACGTGCAAGCACCCTAGGTGGCCGCGCGCGGCGGCCGCAGCCCGAACACCAACGGGTGATCGCTGCTACGGGTGAATCCCGGTCAAGAAGCTCCCAAGTGGCCACCGGCGATGCTCGGAACGCCCTCAGAGGGCGCGGCGCCGGGCGGCCAGCGCACGGCCGAACTCCCGGAGGAACATCCGCAGCGCGGGACCGGCCGAAGGGCGCGCCGGCCCCCGCAGCAGGCCGCAGCCCTTCGCCGCCGCGGCGTCCGCAGTGAGCACCTCCAGCTCAACCATCGCCCGCACGAACGGACGGTCCACCGGTGAGGTGAGGCCGGCCAGGCGGCGGGCGGCCAGCAGGTCGTGGCGCGCGCGGCGCAACTGACCGGCCAGGAGCACCCGTACGGCCGGGGTGTCGCGTGCCGACTCCAGGTCGCCGCGGGAGACGCCGTGCTGCTCCAGGGTCTCCCGGGGGAGGGCCAGGCGCCCGCCCTCCAGGTCCTCGGCGAGGTCGTTGACGAAGTCCAGGCGCTGGCTGCCGTCGATGTACGAACGGCAGGCCGCGCGGTACGCGCCGGGGTCGGTGCCCGGGTCGAGCAGGCCGGCGACGAGCATGAACGCCGGCAGCGAGTAGGCGTCGACGTAGTCCTGGTAGGCGCCTTCCGTCGCGAACCCGGTGAAGTCGAGATCGGCCGGCGCGGCCTTCAGGAAGTCCTCGACCGCTCCGGTGAGCCCGGGCCGGGCGGCGACGGTGTGGAGCACCGGCCGGATCACCGGATGGTCCGCGCGCCCGCCGGCCAGGGCCTCGCGTACGTCCTTCTCCCACACGGCGTAGGCGGAGGCGCGCTCGGCCAGGGTGCTGCCGCTGTCGAGCACGTTGTCCGTGTGGTGCATGAACGCGGTCATGGCGATGACGTGCGGGACGGTCGCGCCGGGCAGCAGCAGCCGGACCGCCGCGTAGGCGTGGCGCCGGTAGCGTGCGACGAGGTCGCGCTGCCGCGTGTAGTCGTCGCGCAGTTGCCGGTCATGGACGCCGGCGACGTCGAGCGCCTTGTTCCACGTGCTCGTCATGGATCCCTTTTCCCATCGGCTGGTTCCGGCCGCTGCGGGCCACGGAGGACTGTACGTCGTGGGCGCCGGCAGGCGTCGGTTCGCAGGCTCTCCGGGATTGTCAGTGGTCACTGCCAGGATGCGCAGCATGGAACCGTGGCTTCTCACCGACGTCGAGCGCGCCGTCCGCAGCAGCTGGGGCGCCGACACGTGCACCCCCGAGTACCGGTCTCGCTGGACCCCGGACAATCCGGCGCGCGATCAATGCGGCGTCACCGCGATGGTCCTCAACGACCTGCTGGGCGGTGAGCTCATCCGGGGCGAGGTCCGCGTCGACGGCGTGCAGACCGACTTCCACTGGTGGAACCGGCTCGGCGAGGGCGTGGAGATCGACCTCACCCGCGAGCAGTTCTCCCCCGAAGAGATCGTCACCGGCGGCCTGGTCATACCGCGCCCGCCCGAGATCAAGCGCCTCCGCGAGGAGTACGAGCTCCTGCGCGAACGCGTCCTGGAGAAGCTGCGGGCGGGCGCGGCCGCGCACTAGGCGCACGGGCGTCCCTCGGCCAAGGGGTGCCGCGTGCACTCCTCGGCCGGCTCCTCCGCGTGGCCGGGAGGTCCTCGCCCGCCTACAGGCGACGCGGCCCGATCATGGCTGGTTCGTCCCTGTGTTCACCGCCGTGCGGAGGTGAGGCTGATCCCGACCGGTCCTGCGGACGAGAGGAGCACCTGTGCACAAGGAAACGAGCCAGGAAGCGAACGAGGAAGCGACGCGCAGCTACTACGACTCCGGCGACGTGGACGCCTTCTACGACGCGGTCTGGGGCGGCGAGGACATCCACACCGGCATCTACACCCGCCCCGGCGAGCCGATAGCCGAGGCCTCCCGCCGTACCGTCGAGCGGGTCGCGGACCGGCTCGCCGGCGGCCTCGGCCCCGGCGGCACCGTCATCGACCTCGGTTCCGGATACGGAGGGACCGCCCGCCGGCTCGCCGAGCGCTTCGGCTGCCGCGTCGTCGCCCTCAACCTCAGCGCCGCCCAGAACGAGCGGCACCGCGCCGTCAACGCCGAGCGCGGCCTCGCCGGTCTCGTCGAGGTCGTCACCGGGTCCTTCCACGACATACCGTTCCCCGACGGCCACTTCGACGCCGTGTGCTCCCTGGAGGCCTTCTGCCACAGCAATGACCGGCCGAAGGTGCTGAGCGAGGCGGCCCGCGTGCTCAAGCCCGGGGGCGTGCTGGCCTTCACCGACCTGATGGCCGCCGAGGACGCCCCCGCGGAGGCGCTGCGCCCGGCCGTCTCCCGCCTGGGCGTGGACGCCCTGGCCACCGTGTCCTTCTACCGCGACCGGCTCGCCCGCCTCGGCCTGTCCGGCGTCGGATTCGACGACCACAGCGGCCAACTGGTCAACCATTATGTTCGGCTGACCGAGGAGACGGCGGCGCGCGCGGCGGAGCTCGGCGGGCGCATCGGCGCCGCCTACCTCGGCCACCTGCAGGAGAACCTGCCCGTATGGGTGGACGCCGCGCGCCGCGGACGGCTGCAGTGGGGCGTCCTGTACGGACGCCGTCCGTAACCAACCGGCCACGGTCTGGCTCAATCGGCCTTCTCCCGCTGATCCATACCCGCGAGTAGCGTGCCCGGGCGCGGGGGTCTCTGGGAGAAGGGCGTTTGCATGTTCTATTGCGCGTTCAAGGCCGTGGTGCTGGTCCCGCTGCTGCGGTGGCTCTTCCGGCCGAGGGTGGAGGGGCTGGGACGGGTCCCGCAGCACGGCGCGGCGATCGTCGCGGGCAACCACCAGTCGTTCACCGACCAGTTCCTGATGGGCGTGACCCTCCGGCGCCGGATCAGCTTCCTCGCCAAGCAGGAGTACTTCACCGGCCGCGGCATCAAGGGCAGGCTCGCCGCCGCCTTCTTCCGCGGCCTCGGCGCGATACCCGTCGACCGCTCCGGCCGCGGCGCGGGCCAGGCCGCCGTCGAGGAGGGCGTGAAGGTGCTCGGCCGCGGCGAACTCCTCGGCATCTTCCCCGAGGGCACGCGCTCGCACGACGGACGGCTGTACAAGGGCAAGGTCGGCGTCGCCGAGATGGCCATCCGCTCCGGCGCGCCCGTCGTGCCGTGCGCGATGATCGGCACGTTCGAGGCCCAGCCCGCGGGGCGGCGGCTGCCGCGCCTGGTGCCCGTCACGGTCCGCTTCGGCGAACCCCTGGACTTCTCCCGCTACGCGGGCATGGCGGACCAGCGGCACGTGCTGCGCGCGGTCACCGACGAGATCATGTACGCGATCCTGAAGCTGTCGGAGCAGGAGTACGTCGACGTGTACGCCGTCGACGCCAGGGCCCGGCTGAGCGCCCTCGGTTCGGGCCCGGCCGGCGCCGAGGTCCTGGGGAGCACGCGGTTCGCTCCCGGCCCGGACCGCGCGGCTCCCGGAGAGGACCGCACCGCGGCGTAGGGACGCACATCCGTGGGGGCGGGCGCGCCGGGCGGCCGGCAGGAGATCCGCCGGACCGCGCGGCCGCGCCCTCCGGCGCCGGCCGCCGTCCGTCCCCCGGGCGGGCCCGCCTCCGCCCGCCGCTCAGACGAGCCACTCGCCGTCGCGCATCAAATGGCGGCCACGGAGCTCGGGTTCCTCGTGCCACGCCTGCACGGCGCGCGGCACCACCTTGAAGTAGGCGTACGCGCCGCCCTCCTTGCGGGGGTCCCAGCCCGAGTTCCGGGCGAACGCGTCGGCCGCCGCGGCCGGCACCTCGTGCGTGCCGTACGTCTCGACGTCGCCGTCGATCAGGACGACGTCGCGCGTGTGCCCGAGGGCGAGCCGGGCCCGGCCGCCGTCGCGCAGGTTGCGGCCCGTCGGGTTGGCCGGCCGGGTCGACATCCAGATCGCCTCCCCGTCCCACAGGAACCACAGCGGCACCAGGCACGGCACCCCGTCGGCGCCGGCCGAGGCGACCCAGATGTCCAGCTCCCGCCCCAGCCGCTCCAGGACGTCCCGCTTGCGCTGCGCTCCGCTGCGGATCCCGGGCGTCCGCGGGTCCCGTGCCGCCTCCGGGGTCTGCCCGTCCTGCCCGGCCGGCTTCGATTCGATCTTCATGCCCGGACGCTACCCGCACGGGCTTCCAGGCGCCTCGGGCTGTGGCCGTAGGGCCGTCGACCGACCCGGCCCGGGCCCGTAGGCTGCCCGCTCATGAACGACGACGTGCGCAACATCGTGCTGGGACTGGTCGTCAGCGGGATCAGCGCCGCCGCGGGCTGGTTCGTCAGGACCCTGCTGTGGCGGCGCCAACTCCGGCGCAAGCAGATCTTCTTCGGCCTGCCGGCGGGCTCGGAGTGCCTGCTCGTGGTCAACCAGGACCCGACCGCGACCGGCTGGGGCGTCGCGCGGCACGACGCCTTCGCGCTGCTGGAGATATCCGCGCTGATCAAGGAGTGCGGGGCGCACGCGGACATCGTGGTGCACGACGCCGCCCGCCAGGGGATCGGCGTGCGCACCGAGTTCTGCGTCGGTGCTCCCGTGTCGAACCGGCGCACCGAGGCCCACCTGCGCTCGCTGCTGCCCGGCGTTGCGGTGGCCACCGGCCACGGCGGGCCGGAGGAGGGCGCGCTCACCGTCGGCGGCGAGACGTACCGGGTGGACAAGGGGAAGACCGAGTACGTCCTGCTCGCCCGGCTGACCGGGCCCGGCGGCAGCCGGCCGGTCTTCCTCGCCTCCGGCCAGCGCAGCGTCACCAACCAGGCGGCCATAGGGTACCTGGCCCGGCACCACAGACGGCTCGCCCACCGTTACGGGCTCGACGGCACGTTCTGCCTCCTGCTGAAGGTCGTGAACTCGGACGCGTACGGGCCGGACATGGTGGAACTGGTCTCCGACGTCACCGCGGCGGCCACCACCACGCCGTCCCCCGCCCGCTGACCGCAGCCCCGTTCCCCGCCGGGGGCACCCGATCCGGCGGTGCGGGCGGTGCGGCGGTCCCCTGAGTGCCTGCCCATGTACCCGTACGCGCGGTGAGCCGTCACCGGCCGGTGCGCGACTCGTCGGGGAACACCCTCGTGACGATCTCGCCGTCGGCCGTCAGATAGCCGTAGAGCATGCCCTCGCTGCTGTGCGGGGCGGCGAGCACCCCGTCGGGGCCGAGTGCGATCACGCCGCCCGTGCCGCCCAGCCGGGTGAGCCGCTCGTGCACCACTTCGTGGGCGGCCGCGGCCACGTCCCTGCCTCCGAACTCGATCAGGTGCGAGATGGTGGACGTGGCGGCACCGCGGATGAACACCTCGCCGTGCCCGGTCGCGCTGGCCGCCACCGTTCCGTTCTTCGCGTACGTCCCTGCTCCCACGAGAGGGGAGTCGCCCACGCGGCCGGCCATCTTGTTGGTCATCCCGCCCGTGGAGGTCGCGGCGGCGAGGTCGTGCTTGCGGTCGACGGCCACGGCGCCGACCGTACCCATCGCGGACTCGCCGACGGCCTTGCTGCCGACGGCCCTCCCATCGACGGCTTTCCCGCTCGCGGACGGCGAAGTTCCGCCCCTGCTCTGCTCCTTGG is drawn from Streptomyces roseifaciens and contains these coding sequences:
- a CDS encoding zinc-binding dehydrogenase produces the protein MSDTMLAGRLDLRSGAFAVEEIPVPRPGPGQVRVKVEAAGICLSDVHLIDGSLKPVRTQADKITLGHETAGVVDALGPGVPAEWTVGRRVLLQAGERCGTCRSCERFTAPCLRLLTRGVDYDGGWAEYALAGHHTLVALPDDLPFEQAAIIPDAVSTPWSAITLTGRARAARPAGVWGTGGLGAHAVQLLRLVGAAPVIAVDPLEAARRRALDFGADLALDPADPGLRARILAATDGHGLDLALDTAGVPAVREQAAGCLAADGRLVLVGLGPGPLTVGNSIAFSVRHQQILGHYGSEPGHVDELVTLARLGRLDLGRSISGTLPLAEAAAGVERLRKKEGDPIRLVLTP
- a CDS encoding alpha/beta fold hydrolase; translation: MTSSVEHRFVEVNGVTLHIAEQGRGPLVVLLHGFPECWYSWRHQFGPLAGAGYRVVAVDQRGYARSEQPDDTGAYSLLHLAGDVIALIHALGEESAVVVGHDWGAPVAWTTALLRPDVVRGVAGLSVPPQPHGPAAPLPALRSVFGDGFYQLYFQEPGVADAELARDPATSFRRILFSGSGDSPQTDPPRPWVVPAGRTLLDTMAEPEELPGWFTDEDVDVFVREFSAHGDRAFTGGLNWYRNLDRNWELLAPFHGLRIEVPALYVGGDRDPVRAFPGMERLLASLEETVPGLRRSVTLPGCGHWTQQERPEEVNAELLEFLSSLNA
- a CDS encoding phytoene/squalene synthase family protein, producing the protein MTSTWNKALDVAGVHDRQLRDDYTRQRDLVARYRRHAYAAVRLLLPGATVPHVIAMTAFMHHTDNVLDSGSTLAERASAYAVWEKDVREALAGGRADHPVIRPVLHTVAARPGLTGAVEDFLKAAPADLDFTGFATEGAYQDYVDAYSLPAFMLVAGLLDPGTDPGAYRAACRSYIDGSQRLDFVNDLAEDLEGGRLALPRETLEQHGVSRGDLESARDTPAVRVLLAGQLRRARHDLLAARRLAGLTSPVDRPFVRAMVELEVLTADAAAAKGCGLLRGPARPSAGPALRMFLREFGRALAARRRAL
- a CDS encoding YunG family protein, which gives rise to MEPWLLTDVERAVRSSWGADTCTPEYRSRWTPDNPARDQCGVTAMVLNDLLGGELIRGEVRVDGVQTDFHWWNRLGEGVEIDLTREQFSPEEIVTGGLVIPRPPEIKRLREEYELLRERVLEKLRAGAAAH
- a CDS encoding SAM-dependent methyltransferase, producing MHKETSQEANEEATRSYYDSGDVDAFYDAVWGGEDIHTGIYTRPGEPIAEASRRTVERVADRLAGGLGPGGTVIDLGSGYGGTARRLAERFGCRVVALNLSAAQNERHRAVNAERGLAGLVEVVTGSFHDIPFPDGHFDAVCSLEAFCHSNDRPKVLSEAARVLKPGGVLAFTDLMAAEDAPAEALRPAVSRLGVDALATVSFYRDRLARLGLSGVGFDDHSGQLVNHYVRLTEETAARAAELGGRIGAAYLGHLQENLPVWVDAARRGRLQWGVLYGRRP
- a CDS encoding lysophospholipid acyltransferase family protein translates to MFYCAFKAVVLVPLLRWLFRPRVEGLGRVPQHGAAIVAGNHQSFTDQFLMGVTLRRRISFLAKQEYFTGRGIKGRLAAAFFRGLGAIPVDRSGRGAGQAAVEEGVKVLGRGELLGIFPEGTRSHDGRLYKGKVGVAEMAIRSGAPVVPCAMIGTFEAQPAGRRLPRLVPVTVRFGEPLDFSRYAGMADQRHVLRAVTDEIMYAILKLSEQEYVDVYAVDARARLSALGSGPAGAEVLGSTRFAPGPDRAAPGEDRTAA
- a CDS encoding pyridoxamine 5'-phosphate oxidase family protein, yielding MKIESKPAGQDGQTPEAARDPRTPGIRSGAQRKRDVLERLGRELDIWVASAGADGVPCLVPLWFLWDGEAIWMSTRPANPTGRNLRDGGRARLALGHTRDVVLIDGDVETYGTHEVPAAAADAFARNSGWDPRKEGGAYAYFKVVPRAVQAWHEEPELRGRHLMRDGEWLV